One window from the genome of Marinobacter sp. LV10R510-11A encodes:
- the ssb gene encoding single-stranded DNA-binding protein — protein MARGVNKVILIGNLGQDPDTRYTPNGNAVVNLNIATDESYKDRQTGQLVPKTEWHRIVMFGKIAEVAGQYLRKGSKVYIEGKLQTRKWQNKEGQNVYSTEVVVDINGQMQMLDSRGSDGGANQGAPAGRPQQQSTPAAPAQNNQQPAQSGGYDQNQNQNQNQGQPAQGSSMPEPVDDFDDDIPF, from the coding sequence ATGGCAAGAGGCGTAAACAAAGTTATTCTTATCGGGAATCTCGGGCAGGATCCGGACACCCGTTATACCCCGAACGGCAATGCCGTGGTGAACCTGAACATTGCTACCGACGAGAGTTATAAGGATCGCCAGACGGGTCAATTGGTTCCCAAAACGGAATGGCACCGAATTGTTATGTTCGGGAAGATTGCCGAGGTGGCCGGGCAATACCTGCGTAAAGGGTCTAAGGTCTATATAGAGGGCAAGCTACAGACGCGCAAGTGGCAGAACAAAGAAGGCCAGAACGTTTACAGCACTGAGGTTGTGGTGGACATTAATGGCCAAATGCAGATGCTGGACAGTCGTGGTAGTGACGGTGGAGCAAATCAAGGTGCACCTGCCGGACGTCCTCAGCAGCAATCGACGCCAGCTGCGCCGGCTCAGAATAACCAGCAGCCTGCCCAGTCTGGCGGTTATGACCAGAACCAGAACCAGAACCAGAACCAAGGCCAACCAGCGCAGGGTAGCAGTATGCCTGAGCCAGTTGACGACTTTGATGACGACATACCCTTCTAG
- a CDS encoding MFS transporter has product MNALEKRSVSALASVYAIRMLGLFMVMPVFMLLGDELKGATPALLGFAIGAYGLSQALLQIPFGLLSDRVGRKRMIYIGLVLFAAGSILAGSTDSIYVVIGGRMLQGAGAIASVLMALLSDLTREEERTKAMATVGISIGLSFSVSLVLGPLLGSVWGLSGIFYATAVLAMIALLIVSRVVPTPHQHKISADTHPAKAMLGRVLSDKRLLRLDFGIFALHLVLTSLFLVFPSVLQDQLGLASSSHWWFYLSVMITSFVAMVPFIIIGEKKRRMKPVLCGAIALLTLATAGLAGVSDSLPIAWAVLFFFFMAFNLLEASLPSLISKEAPAASKGTAMGVYSTSQFMGAFLGGALGGFLLQQVGIEGVVWFMVTVLGLWLLVALTMPVPGYTSGFVVQLRDMASDQYGDVDGSLRSLPGVQDVVIIENAGTAYLKVDRQHFDEALLADVPFVQQGSSS; this is encoded by the coding sequence ATGAATGCGCTGGAAAAACGCTCCGTATCTGCGCTGGCATCTGTGTATGCGATACGCATGCTCGGGCTCTTCATGGTTATGCCGGTATTCATGCTGTTGGGTGACGAGCTTAAAGGTGCAACGCCGGCTCTGCTCGGTTTTGCCATTGGCGCCTATGGGTTGAGCCAAGCGTTGTTGCAGATACCTTTCGGTTTACTTTCAGACCGAGTTGGCCGCAAGCGCATGATCTACATCGGCCTGGTTCTTTTCGCTGCGGGCAGCATACTGGCTGGCTCCACAGATTCAATATACGTGGTGATCGGCGGTCGGATGCTTCAGGGGGCAGGCGCTATTGCCAGTGTGCTCATGGCGCTGCTCAGCGACTTGACCCGAGAGGAAGAGCGCACCAAGGCCATGGCGACGGTGGGTATCTCTATAGGGCTTTCGTTCTCCGTATCGCTGGTTCTGGGGCCGCTGCTGGGTTCGGTATGGGGCCTGTCTGGAATCTTTTACGCGACAGCCGTGCTGGCCATGATTGCCTTGCTCATTGTCAGCCGCGTTGTACCCACACCGCATCAACATAAAATCAGTGCCGATACCCATCCTGCGAAAGCTATGCTGGGGCGCGTTCTGTCTGACAAACGTCTGTTGCGACTGGATTTCGGGATTTTCGCACTGCACCTGGTACTAACGTCATTGTTTTTAGTGTTTCCATCTGTTCTGCAGGATCAGCTTGGGCTGGCCAGTAGTTCACATTGGTGGTTCTATTTGAGTGTGATGATTACCTCATTTGTTGCCATGGTACCTTTTATCATCATTGGTGAGAAAAAGCGCAGAATGAAGCCGGTTCTGTGTGGTGCTATTGCGTTGCTTACACTGGCGACAGCGGGGCTTGCCGGAGTGTCTGATAGCCTGCCCATTGCTTGGGCCGTGCTTTTCTTCTTTTTTATGGCCTTCAATTTGCTTGAGGCTAGCCTGCCGTCTCTGATCAGTAAAGAGGCGCCGGCTGCAAGCAAGGGAACGGCCATGGGCGTGTATTCTACCTCGCAGTTTATGGGCGCTTTTTTGGGCGGGGCCTTGGGTGGCTTCTTGCTGCAGCAGGTTGGAATTGAGGGTGTAGTGTGGTTTATGGTTACCGTGCTTGGGCTCTGGTTGCTGGTCGCTCTGACCATGCCTGTGCCGGGCTACACCTCGGGTTTCGTGGTACAGTTGCGGGACATGGCCAGCGACCAGTACGGCGATGTTGATGGCAGCCTGCGTAGCCTGCCGGGCGTGCAGGATGTGGTCATTATTGAAAACGCTGGCACCGCCTATCTTAAGGTGGATCGACAGCACTTTGATGAGGCGTTACTTGCGGACGTTCCATTTGTCCAGCAGGGTAGCAGTTCTTGA
- the uvrA gene encoding excinuclease ABC subunit UvrA: MDHIQIKGARTHNLKNIDLDIPRDKLIVITGLSGSGKSSLAFDTLYAEGQRRYVESLSTYARQFLSMMEKPDIDHIEGLSPAISIEQKSTSHNPRSTVGTITEIYDYLRLLFARAGEPRCPEHGQPLEAQTVSQMVDLVLAMPEDSKLMILAPVIRDRKGEHLQVVETMRSQGFIRLRVDGTVYDIDDVPTLDKKRKHQIDVVVDRFKVKPGQEQRLAESFETALGLADGIALVAPMDGESSSEGAEHTFSAKYACTQCGYALSELEPKLFSFNSPAGACPTCDGLGVKQFFDADKIVQHPEATLAAGAIKGWDRRAVYYFQLLGSVGEHYKVDLETPWEELPEDFQTTLLFGSGTEEIAFRYVNSRGHIMERSHPFEGIIPNLERRYRETDSQSMREELARNLSTQACKECHGARLRSSARHVFIDERTISDLTRLPIGEAYSYFDTLELAGRKGEIAEKITKEVRQRLQFLVNVGLEYLTLERSADTLSGGEAQRIRLASQIGAGLVGVMYILDEPSIGLHQRDNDRLLSTLTHLRDLGNTVIVVEHDEDAIRAADHVIDIGPGAGVHGGEIIAQGTPAQVIANPNSLTGQYLSGVKKIAIPSIRNKGTGQTLTLTGATGNNLQNVTLTLPLGIMTCVTGVSGSGKSTLINSTLYPVAAAKLNKATSLTASPYEGLKGLEQLDKVIDIDQSPIGRTPRSNPATYTGLFTPIRELFAGTQESRSRGYKPGRFSFNVKGGRCEACQGDGMIKVEMHFLPDVYVPCDVCKAKRYNRETLEVRYKGKNINEVLSMTVEEGRVFFDAVPFLARKLQTLIDVGLSYIRLGQSAVTLSGGEAQRVKLAKELSKRDTGQTLYILDEPTTGLHFYDIQQLLNVLQRLRDHGNTIVVIEHNLDVIKTADWVIDLGPEGGSGGGKIIAEGTPEQVAANPASHTGHYLKAILPG; encoded by the coding sequence ATGGATCATATCCAGATTAAAGGGGCGCGGACCCACAACCTGAAGAACATCGACCTGGATATCCCAAGGGACAAGCTGATCGTGATAACCGGTCTATCCGGCTCAGGCAAATCATCCTTGGCGTTTGACACTCTCTATGCGGAAGGTCAGAGGCGTTATGTGGAATCTCTATCCACCTACGCGCGTCAGTTCCTATCCATGATGGAGAAGCCCGATATCGATCACATCGAGGGTTTGTCTCCTGCTATTTCTATCGAGCAGAAATCCACATCACACAACCCTCGCTCGACGGTCGGCACCATTACCGAAATCTACGACTATCTGCGACTTTTGTTTGCTCGGGCTGGCGAACCACGATGCCCCGAACACGGCCAACCACTGGAAGCGCAGACCGTAAGCCAGATGGTTGATCTGGTGCTAGCCATGCCGGAAGACAGCAAACTGATGATCCTTGCGCCGGTTATACGGGATCGCAAAGGGGAGCATCTGCAAGTCGTCGAGACCATGCGCAGCCAAGGCTTTATCCGGCTACGGGTGGACGGCACCGTGTATGACATCGACGATGTACCAACGCTCGACAAAAAGCGCAAGCACCAGATTGATGTTGTCGTCGATCGCTTCAAAGTAAAACCTGGCCAGGAACAACGGCTCGCTGAAAGTTTTGAGACCGCCTTGGGGCTTGCCGACGGCATCGCCTTGGTCGCCCCGATGGATGGCGAATCAAGTAGCGAAGGTGCGGAGCATACCTTCTCAGCAAAATACGCGTGTACACAGTGCGGCTACGCCCTAAGCGAACTGGAACCAAAGCTGTTTTCCTTTAACAGCCCCGCCGGCGCCTGCCCTACCTGCGACGGCCTAGGTGTTAAGCAGTTCTTTGATGCAGACAAAATTGTACAGCACCCCGAAGCAACCCTAGCCGCCGGTGCCATCAAAGGCTGGGATCGCCGGGCGGTGTACTATTTTCAGCTGCTGGGCAGCGTTGGCGAACACTATAAAGTCGATTTAGAAACACCCTGGGAAGAGCTTCCGGAAGATTTCCAGACAACCCTGCTGTTCGGGTCCGGCACCGAAGAGATTGCGTTTCGCTATGTGAACTCTCGCGGCCACATCATGGAGAGATCCCACCCCTTCGAGGGGATTATTCCGAACCTCGAACGCCGCTACCGGGAAACAGACTCTCAGAGCATGCGTGAAGAGCTAGCACGTAACCTCAGCACCCAGGCCTGTAAAGAATGCCATGGCGCCCGCCTACGCAGCAGCGCCCGACACGTTTTCATTGACGAACGCACTATTTCGGATCTAACCCGCCTTCCAATCGGTGAAGCCTATTCTTACTTCGATACCCTGGAACTGGCTGGCCGCAAAGGCGAAATTGCCGAAAAAATCACAAAAGAAGTCCGGCAACGGCTCCAATTCCTAGTAAATGTGGGCTTAGAGTACCTGACACTGGAACGCAGCGCTGACACCCTGTCTGGAGGTGAGGCCCAACGAATAAGGCTCGCCAGCCAGATTGGCGCTGGCCTTGTTGGTGTTATGTACATCCTGGATGAGCCATCCATCGGGCTTCATCAGCGCGACAACGATCGTTTGTTGAGCACCCTTACCCACCTTCGCGATCTTGGTAACACCGTCATCGTTGTCGAGCACGATGAAGATGCTATTAGGGCAGCCGATCACGTTATTGATATAGGGCCAGGTGCCGGCGTACACGGCGGCGAAATCATTGCTCAGGGCACGCCTGCTCAGGTGATTGCAAACCCCAACTCACTGACTGGCCAGTACCTAAGCGGAGTTAAAAAGATAGCCATTCCGAGCATTCGGAATAAGGGTACAGGCCAGACTCTCACGTTAACCGGTGCAACTGGTAACAACCTGCAGAATGTCACCCTAACCCTACCACTGGGTATAATGACCTGCGTAACCGGCGTTTCCGGCTCTGGCAAATCCACTCTGATAAACAGCACCCTATACCCAGTGGCGGCTGCCAAGCTGAACAAAGCCACCAGCCTTACCGCATCACCCTACGAAGGACTGAAAGGGCTTGAACAGCTGGATAAAGTGATCGACATAGACCAGAGCCCCATCGGTCGCACCCCTCGCTCCAATCCGGCCACCTACACCGGTCTATTCACACCGATTCGGGAGCTGTTCGCAGGCACTCAAGAGTCAAGATCAAGGGGCTACAAACCCGGCCGCTTCTCCTTCAACGTGAAAGGTGGACGATGTGAAGCCTGCCAGGGCGACGGCATGATAAAGGTAGAGATGCATTTTCTGCCAGATGTGTACGTTCCCTGTGACGTGTGTAAAGCCAAGCGCTATAACCGCGAAACTCTAGAGGTGCGCTACAAAGGTAAGAATATCAATGAAGTTCTGAGCATGACCGTAGAGGAAGGGCGGGTGTTTTTTGACGCCGTGCCGTTTCTTGCCAGAAAGCTACAGACACTGATTGATGTGGGACTGTCCTATATTCGCCTCGGCCAAAGTGCAGTCACCCTGTCTGGCGGCGAAGCGCAGCGGGTCAAGCTTGCCAAGGAGCTATCCAAGCGGGATACCGGGCAAACCTTGTATATCCTCGATGAACCCACAACAGGGCTACACTTCTACGATATACAGCAACTGCTAAACGTACTGCAGCGCCTCCGGGATCACGGCAACACCATCGTGGTGATCGAGCACAATCTTGATGTCATCAAGACGGCTGACTGGGTGATAGATCTAGGCCCAGAAGGCGGATCAGGAGGCGGGAAAATTATTGCGGAAGGCACGCCAGAACAAGTCGCTGCAAATCCAGCCTCGCACACAGGCCACTACCTGAAAGCCATCTTGCCGGGCTAA
- the rplQ gene encoding 50S ribosomal protein L17 — translation MRHRKSGRKFNRTSAHRKAMFRNMTASLVGHELIKTTLPKAKELRRVAEPLITLAKKDSVANRRLAFSRLRDDAAVVKLFNELGPRYNERPGGYLRVLKCGFRTGDNAPMAFVELIGRPLDIEAEEVDKDGK, via the coding sequence ATGCGTCATCGTAAGAGTGGTCGTAAGTTCAACAGGACCAGTGCGCATCGCAAGGCCATGTTTCGTAACATGACTGCGTCACTGGTTGGTCATGAGCTGATCAAAACAACGCTGCCGAAAGCCAAAGAGCTTCGTCGGGTAGCTGAGCCTTTGATCACGCTCGCCAAGAAAGATTCGGTTGCAAATCGTCGTCTGGCGTTTTCTCGCCTACGTGACGATGCAGCGGTTGTCAAGCTGTTTAATGAGCTTGGCCCCCGTTACAATGAGCGTCCGGGTGGTTACCTTCGTGTTCTGAAGTGTGGCTTCCGTACAGGCGACAATGCCCCTATGGCATTTGTTGAGCTGATAGGTCGTCCGTTGGACATCGAAGCAGAAGAAGTGGACAAAGACGGCAAGTAA
- a CDS encoding DNA-directed RNA polymerase subunit alpha, translating to MQRSAHELLTPRTIDVKESSEMRAKVTLEPLERGFGHTLGSALRRILLSSMPGCAVTEAQIDGVLHEYSAIEGVQEDVIEILLNLKGVAVKMNGRDDTELTLSKKGPGVVTAGDIKLDHDVEISNPDHVICHLSENGEVNMRLRVARGRGYEPADQRGLDEDETRAIGRLQLDATFSPVRRVAYSVESARVEQRTDLDKLVIDLETNGTIDPEEAIRRAATILQQQLAVFVDFDHEKEPERVEEEEEIDPILLRPVDDLELTVRSANCLKAENIYYIGDLIQRTEVELLKTPNLGKKSLTEIKDVLASRGLSLGMRLDNWPPASLRGDDRVLGG from the coding sequence ATGCAGCGTTCAGCACATGAATTATTGACACCTCGTACGATCGATGTAAAAGAATCGAGTGAGATGCGCGCCAAGGTTACGCTCGAGCCTCTGGAAAGAGGCTTTGGTCACACCCTGGGTAGCGCTTTGCGCCGCATTCTTTTGTCTTCGATGCCGGGCTGCGCCGTGACTGAAGCGCAGATTGACGGTGTTTTGCACGAGTACAGTGCGATTGAGGGTGTCCAGGAGGACGTCATTGAGATTCTGCTGAATCTCAAAGGCGTTGCGGTCAAGATGAATGGTCGGGATGACACTGAGCTAACGCTCAGCAAGAAAGGCCCGGGCGTTGTTACAGCCGGTGATATCAAACTGGATCATGACGTTGAGATTTCCAACCCGGATCATGTGATCTGTCACCTGAGTGAAAATGGTGAAGTGAACATGCGTCTACGTGTTGCACGCGGTCGCGGCTATGAGCCGGCAGATCAACGTGGTCTCGACGAAGATGAAACCCGTGCCATCGGGCGTCTGCAACTGGATGCAACCTTCAGCCCGGTTCGCCGTGTAGCCTATTCCGTGGAAAGTGCACGAGTAGAGCAGCGTACCGATCTGGACAAGCTGGTTATTGATTTGGAGACAAATGGCACTATCGATCCGGAAGAAGCAATTCGCCGGGCGGCCACGATTCTCCAGCAGCAACTGGCGGTATTTGTTGATTTCGATCATGAGAAAGAGCCAGAGCGCGTTGAAGAAGAGGAAGAAATTGATCCGATTCTGCTGCGTCCGGTTGATGATCTGGAACTGACAGTGCGTTCGGCTAATTGCTTGAAGGCTGAAAATATTTACTACATCGGCGATCTTATTCAGCGCACAGAAGTTGAGCTGTTGAAGACGCCTAACCTTGGTAAGAAGTCGCTCACCGAGATCAAGGACGTTTTGGCGTCCCGCGGTTTGTCTCTGGGTATGCGTCTTGATAACTGGCCACCGGCTAGCCTTCGTGGCGACGATCGGGTTTTGGGCGGTTGA
- the rpsD gene encoding 30S ribosomal protein S4, translating to MARYTGPKCKLSRREGTDLFLKSGVRALDTKCNIETPPGVHGARRSRLSEYGVQLREKQKVRRIYGVLEKQFRNYYKEAARLKGATGENLLQLLETRLDNVVYRMGFGSTRAESRQLVSHKAILVNDNVVNIASYKVKPSDVVSVREKARNQLRVKGALDLSASRAPVSWVEVDATKMSGVYKSVPERTELPADINENLIVELYSK from the coding sequence ATGGCTCGTTATACAGGCCCGAAGTGCAAGCTGTCTCGTCGTGAAGGGACAGATCTTTTTCTGAAGAGCGGCGTTCGCGCGCTGGATACCAAGTGCAACATCGAGACCCCACCGGGTGTGCATGGTGCGCGTCGTAGTCGTCTGTCTGAGTACGGCGTACAGCTTCGTGAAAAACAGAAAGTTCGTCGTATTTACGGCGTACTGGAAAAGCAATTCCGCAACTATTATAAAGAGGCGGCTCGCCTGAAAGGTGCCACGGGTGAAAACCTGCTGCAGCTTCTCGAGACGCGTCTTGATAACGTTGTATACCGCATGGGATTCGGTTCTACCCGTGCAGAGTCCCGTCAGCTCGTCTCCCACAAGGCGATCTTGGTGAATGACAACGTAGTGAACATTGCTTCCTACAAAGTCAAGCCAAGTGATGTTGTGAGTGTGCGTGAAAAGGCCAGAAATCAGCTGCGCGTTAAAGGCGCTCTGGATCTGTCTGCAAGCCGTGCACCGGTGAGCTGGGTCGAGGTCGACGCCACCAAGATGTCCGGCGTTTACAAGTCAGTGCCTGAGCGTACTGAGTTGCCGGCCGACATCAACGAGAACCTCATCGTCGAGCTTTACTCTAAGTAA
- the rpsK gene encoding 30S ribosomal protein S11 produces MAKPGTRTRKKVKKTVVDGVAHVHASFNNTIVTISDRQGNVLSWATSGGSGFRGSRKSTPFAAQVAAEKAGNAAAEYGLKNLDVEVKGPGPGRESAVRALNSCGYKITNITDVTPIPHNGCRPPKKRRV; encoded by the coding sequence ATGGCAAAGCCAGGTACACGTACCCGTAAAAAGGTGAAAAAGACAGTTGTTGATGGCGTCGCGCACGTTCATGCGTCCTTCAACAACACTATCGTGACCATTTCTGACCGTCAGGGCAACGTCCTGTCCTGGGCTACCTCTGGTGGTTCCGGTTTTCGTGGGTCACGTAAGAGTACACCTTTTGCTGCGCAGGTAGCAGCTGAAAAAGCCGGTAACGCGGCTGCTGAATACGGCCTTAAAAACCTGGACGTAGAGGTTAAAGGACCCGGGCCCGGACGTGAGTCTGCAGTTCGCGCGTTGAATTCGTGCGGCTACAAGATCACCAACATCACAGATGTGACGCCGATTCCTCATAACGGCTGTCGTCCGCCCAAAAAGCGCCGCGTCTAA
- the rpsM gene encoding 30S ribosomal protein S13 yields MARIAGVNIPDHKHAVISLTYIFGVGKTTAQKVCDATGVKPDVKVKDLSDEQLESLRSEVGKAIVEGDLRREVQMNIKRLKDLGCHRGLRHRHGLPVRGQRTKTNARTRKGPRKPIRR; encoded by the coding sequence ATGGCACGTATAGCCGGTGTCAATATACCCGATCACAAACATGCTGTTATCTCGCTGACCTATATCTTTGGTGTTGGCAAGACGACAGCCCAGAAGGTTTGCGATGCAACCGGCGTTAAGCCGGACGTCAAGGTCAAAGACCTATCCGACGAGCAGCTTGAATCACTTCGTTCAGAAGTGGGTAAGGCAATCGTTGAAGGCGATCTGCGTCGTGAAGTACAAATGAACATTAAGCGTTTGAAGGATCTCGGATGTCACCGTGGTCTGCGCCACCGTCATGGGCTTCCAGTCCGTGGCCAGCGCACCAAGACCAACGCGCGCACCCGTAAAGGTCCACGCAAACCTATTCGCAGGTAA
- the rpmJ gene encoding 50S ribosomal protein L36, which produces MKVRASVKKICRNCKVIRRNGSVRVICPEPRHKQRQG; this is translated from the coding sequence ATGAAAGTACGCGCTTCGGTAAAGAAAATTTGCCGTAATTGCAAAGTAATTCGTCGCAATGGCTCAGTACGAGTCATTTGCCCGGAACCTCGCCATAAGCAGCGTCAGGGCTGA
- the secY gene encoding preprotein translocase subunit SecY: MAKNASLPAGAGKGLAELRSRLWFVFVALLVYRIGAHIPVPGINPDRLAALFEQNQGTILSMFNMFSGGALERMSIFALGIMPYISASIIMQLMTAVNPQLEQLKKEGEAGRRKISQYTRYGTVVLALVQGLGISVGLASQGVTFNDSFSFHFVAVVSFVSGAVFMMWLGEQITERGVGNGISLLIFAGIVAGLPGAIGQTLAQARSGEMSLLLVLGIGILAIAIVGFVVFMERGQRRLTINYAKRQQGRRVFAQQSSHLPLKVNMAGVIPPIFASSILLFPASLGQWFGQGEGMEWLSDISQALAPSQPLYIILFAAAVVFFCFFYTALMYNPKEVADNLKRSGAFIPGIRPGDQTAKYIDGVLTRLTLFGAMYIAAVSLFPQFLMVAGNVPFYLGGTSLLIVVVVVMDFMAQVQSHLMSHQYESLMKKSNLKGYGRNG; this comes from the coding sequence ATGGCCAAGAACGCATCATTGCCTGCGGGCGCGGGAAAAGGACTAGCAGAGCTGCGATCGCGGCTTTGGTTTGTCTTCGTGGCATTGCTGGTGTACCGAATTGGTGCCCACATTCCGGTGCCAGGTATTAACCCAGACCGTTTGGCGGCACTGTTTGAGCAAAATCAGGGCACTATCCTGAGTATGTTCAACATGTTTTCAGGTGGTGCGCTTGAGCGCATGAGTATCTTCGCTCTCGGTATTATGCCGTATATCTCTGCCTCGATTATCATGCAGCTCATGACAGCGGTAAATCCGCAGCTTGAGCAGCTGAAGAAAGAGGGTGAGGCTGGACGTCGAAAGATTAGCCAGTACACGCGGTATGGTACGGTTGTCTTAGCTCTGGTTCAGGGTTTGGGTATTTCTGTCGGGTTGGCTTCTCAGGGCGTCACCTTCAACGATAGCTTCAGCTTCCACTTTGTGGCAGTCGTCTCTTTCGTGAGTGGTGCAGTATTCATGATGTGGCTGGGTGAGCAGATCACTGAGCGGGGTGTCGGTAACGGCATCTCCCTGCTGATTTTTGCAGGTATTGTTGCCGGGCTTCCCGGCGCAATTGGTCAGACTCTGGCGCAGGCTCGTAGCGGCGAGATGAGCCTGTTGTTGGTTTTGGGTATTGGTATTCTTGCGATTGCAATTGTTGGCTTCGTGGTTTTCATGGAGCGCGGGCAGCGTCGGCTGACCATCAACTACGCAAAACGACAGCAAGGGCGCCGGGTGTTTGCCCAGCAGTCCAGTCACCTACCTCTGAAGGTAAACATGGCCGGTGTAATCCCGCCCATTTTTGCTTCCTCCATTCTGCTTTTCCCAGCGTCGCTGGGTCAGTGGTTCGGTCAGGGCGAAGGTATGGAGTGGCTCAGTGATATATCCCAGGCACTGGCTCCAAGCCAGCCGTTGTACATCATTTTGTTTGCAGCAGCAGTGGTATTTTTCTGCTTCTTCTATACAGCATTGATGTACAACCCGAAAGAAGTTGCGGATAACCTCAAGCGCTCTGGCGCGTTTATACCGGGCATTCGTCCGGGTGATCAGACAGCCAAGTATATTGATGGTGTGCTGACTCGCCTGACTCTGTTCGGTGCAATGTACATTGCAGCAGTCTCCCTGTTTCCTCAGTTTCTGATGGTTGCCGGGAACGTGCCCTTCTATTTGGGCGGCACCTCACTGCTGATTGTTGTAGTCGTGGTGATGGATTTCATGGCCCAGGTTCAGTCGCACCTGATGTCGCATCAGTATGAATCACTGATGAAGAAATCTAATCTCAAGGGCTATGGTCGGAACGGTTAA
- the rplO gene encoding 50S ribosomal protein L15 — protein sequence MRLNKLSPELGSRPAARRVGRGIGSGFGKTCGRGHKGQKARTGGSVAPGFEGGQQPLARRLPKFGFTSRQQRYVAEIRLNELAKVEGDIVDLAALKKADIIREEIREAKVILSGELDRAVTVKGLRVTKGAREAISAAGGKVED from the coding sequence ATGCGTCTGAACAAACTTAGTCCGGAACTCGGTTCACGTCCCGCCGCAAGGCGCGTCGGTCGTGGTATCGGAAGCGGTTTCGGTAAAACCTGTGGCCGTGGTCACAAAGGCCAGAAAGCCCGTACCGGGGGCAGCGTTGCTCCTGGTTTCGAGGGTGGCCAGCAGCCTTTGGCTCGTCGACTGCCGAAGTTTGGCTTTACGTCGCGTCAGCAGCGTTATGTTGCTGAAATTCGCCTAAACGAACTGGCGAAAGTTGAAGGCGATATTGTGGATCTTGCGGCCCTTAAGAAGGCCGACATCATCCGTGAGGAAATTCGCGAAGCCAAGGTTATCCTATCGGGCGAGCTCGATCGTGCAGTGACCGTGAAAGGACTTCGGGTAACAAAAGGCGCGCGCGAGGCAATTTCTGCCGCGGGTGGGAAAGTCGAAGACTAA